The sequence below is a genomic window from Silene latifolia isolate original U9 population chromosome 7, ASM4854445v1, whole genome shotgun sequence.
tttttttttggaaaggaGACTTTAAGTCGTGGTACTGCAGGAAGATGTACCCGTAAGAATAATTAAACCTGAGTTCAACATAGACTTAGATAAGTTCAATGTTCCAGAAATCGCGAAAAATGATCTCATGTTTAACTCAAAAAGAGAATAGAATGACAGGATATCCAGAATTTCTTAAAAGTCTACTTGGTTCTGAATTCAGCTTAGGGGATAAGCATTTTCATTTAACTTGATGTGTTCTATGATCATACCTCAGCTTCTAATCCGAGATAACTTCCCCGGATGGTGTCCTTCAGATGTGCCCTCTTAAGAGACTCCCATAAGTCTGCATCACTGTGTTCACTAAAAGGATCAAGATTGAATCTTACGGTTCCTATAtatttgaataaaaaaaaaatatcagtCGATAGTAAGCAGAGTTTATTACAGCTAACGCATAACACGATGGAAATATCACTACAAAATGGAAATTTTATACAGAAAATACATGTAACTCGCTGCAGCTAAGATCTAGTCGGTATGCCGAAACCAAAATAAGCTTTCATACAGAAAATACATGTAATCCAGGAAACAAAAATTTAGTGAAGAAAAGTTTAATATAACTTGTTAGTCGATTGTTCTTTCTACATTACAAAACGGAAATTTTATGCTACATAATGCATTTATGCTGATGACTAAGCCAATGCTAAAATTAGTGAAGAAAAAGTTTAATATAGCTTGGCAGTCGATTGTTCTTTCTAAATTACATAACCGAATTTTTCTGCCTTCATATATTATACAAATGGCTATGCGCCTACGCCAGTGCTAAAATTAGAAAATGCACTTTCAAAATGCATCGTACCTGAGAAGAGAACGGGTTGTTGAGGGATGATGCTAATAGATCTTCGTAAATCTGTGAGCCCAAGCTTCGAAATGTCACAATGATCAATTAGAATCCTTCCTTTCTCTAGCTCCACTATGCGAAACAAAGCATTAATCATGCTCGATTTTCCTGCACCTGTCCTCCCAACTATTCCTATTTTCTCACTAGGATGGACTTTGAAGGATATTCCATGGAGGACTGGAGGAAGCTCAATCCTATACCGGAGCACCGCATTATCAAACATGATGGAACCTTTTGACGGCCATCCTTGTGGAGGACGATAGTTCTCCACAACACATAGAGCCTCGGATGGCAAATCGACATATGTCCCCACACGTTCAACAGCATTTAGACTATTCTCTGCCCTACTTGCTTGTCTTAAAACAGTGCTCATAAGATTAGTGATATTTAACGCATAGCTCAAGAGTAGACCCATTGTAGATGTGAATGCTAACTGGTTATCTCCTTTACCATTTTCCATGACAGCAAAGGCAGCCATTAGCCAAATCATTAGGCCTCCTAAAGTTTGTAGCCTGATAGTGAGCCAGCGGTTTGAACATATATTCGCAAGTGTGAACCTAATGTTATAGTCCATGAATTTTCCATTTGCAGAGGCCATCCGATCGTGTGCTCTATATGCCCGTATGCTAGAAAGACCATTCAATGTTTCTGAAAATTGAGCGTACACAGGAGATCTAGAAATTGAATCCAAGCGTTTTATTTCACGGGAAGTgctctgcaaaaaaaaaaaaaaattgtaccctTATATTGACAGAACAATCAACCAAGTATTATAATGATGAAAATTGTTTCCTACTAATAAGTCGCTAAATCACTATGGAAATTCTCAAAGTGAGATACAACCTACTCTATCAGACAGAGATCAAAACATACCTGATAGTAAAGATATGCTACATGAAAAAAGATCATCAATGGTGTTATAGCCCACAGGGAAATGGTACTGACAATGCCTATCAGCACAAATGTTGATAGCAGCTGCCATAGCTGCCCCAAAAACGTATTTGCGATATTAATAATATCCCTATCTATATCGCCCAAATCTCTGGAGAACCTATTCATCGTCCTGCCTAATGGATTAGTTTGAAAAAATAACATTGGAGCCCGAAGTACAGAGTTTAGCATTGCATCATGCAGTTTTTTGGCTGCACAAAGACTTGCATGGATCAACCAGTATGAATTCACCAAAGTTACCATAACCTGGATGAACCAAGGAAAATAAAGAGAGTTCTATTCAGCAATATTATTCAGTTCTTTACACCCCTTATTAAGGAATGTGGTGATAAGTGCAGTCCTCGCAAATTTCAGATTATATGAGTAACTGGGATAAAAAATTATAAACAGTATGCTTGGTAAACTTGCCTGGCCAAATGCAAGAAGAGCATAAATCAGAATATAGTATCCAGGTCTATAACTCAATGAAGTACTTTGGTCTGTCCATTCACGTAACCAGGTGCTGCTAGAAACTCGAAGAACTTCGGTTAAGAGATAGCACATGAAGATTCCTGCTACCACCCAGAAGCCTCCTAAAGCAACTTGGTACCTGAACATTGTCAACCAGTAGTTCATGACAAATAAAACCAACTTGAACCTAGCTAATGCAATGTTGATGTACACTTTACATTATTGAAGACAGAAGCACCCTTTCCGTGTGCATAAACTATAAAAAATACACAGGAATACTACTCTGACAGCATCAGTTTTTGAATTCTTATCACTCAACCAAAACTGTCATCCTGGGACACTGCAACTTAATTAACTACTTTACTTTGTATAATCCAATATACTGAGTAGGCAAGATGGACAAAGACAACGTGAATGTTTTTATGTTTACTCTGGTGGAATTCAGCTTTGTTGTTTCAGTTAACTGAtgaaatatttatttatttatttgctttCCTTTTCTTAATGAAACATATTAAATAGTTGACCATCTTCAAGAACTGCTTTCTATCTAAATCTCCATGCATTGAGTTTCATAAACAATATGACAGTTACAAAATAGATACTGCAAAGTAATATGGGTGATGACACGGTATAAAGAAGTTACAATGCTTAGAAACACAAATTTATGTGATCCAATTTAGAGTTATAACTATGGACTGAATTTCCTCGGAATCCTGGTCGAGCAGTATCCAAATTAACTAGAAGAAAGAACACAATGCTGGAAATGGTAAGCCCTCTACATTGCTTAACAAGACAACAAGTCAGTACTATATGCGCAAAAAAAGTTCTTTGGTTTGACCAAGTACAAGCTCTTTTCCTTCCACAGATCGAATCACACTTATAAAATCGTAATCCTCTCTCTCTCTGCCTGTGTGTTGGGGGGAGAGGGTGTTCTTGATGCTGTTATCCCAAATCAGCTGGCATAAATACTCAAGAGGAGTTATCTCTAAAAACTCTCTCAATCACTACGCTTAAGAACGCAAGTGTCAAACTGTACACTTCACTGTACGCTAAACTTTACAAGTTATGTTAGATCTTCCAAGTGATGGGGAAAAGAAGATAAAGTATGAGCCATTTACGGTTTTAAGTAAATACAGTCTACCATTAGAAAGAGAAGTTACCTCGCCAAAACAGCCCAGCTGACAGCACCAGTTTCCCTTTCTTCCTGCTTAACAAGAATAGATCTCTTGCCTTTTCTTTTATTAGAAAATCCCCCATTCTCTCTACCCGCATTATTATTCACAGTAGAAGGCACTGTTTCATCGACATGACTTTTATCATTCACTTTTTCATCACCATGTTCTTCCATCTTCCCTGCATTTTCCATCAGTATCTTAAATAGAGGACCGTTTTTAGAGAGCTCTTCAAAAGTTCCTTCTTCTTTAACCATCCCATCACTGACCAAAATAATATTGTCTACTTGCGGAAGAAAATGGAGCTGATTAGTGACAAGGACCCTCGTTTTCCCTTGCAGTTGCTCCAAGATACATCGCTGGAAAACCTGTTTCGTTTAGTAGTCCAAAACGAGAGCAGGATAATCAGCCATAACACGATTGATACCAAGACATCCGGAGGTAAGAGATTGATAGCAAAGAAACGTCAAAAGTTTTGGAATAAGCAAACAATTCAGATTATTTTGATGTTTCACATACAATATAGAAGTACAAATTACTTAAAACAGGCCACCAACATACAgtgagagaaagagaaaaaacaGCTTGAGTGACGATGGCGGATGGCCTACGGAGCTAATACAACGGTGTTGTAAGATATAGCACAGCATCGATAAAGCTTTTAGTCCATTTGCTACAGGTTTAACTATCTTAAAGGAAATGTATCTTAAGAAATGTGAAATTCAGCAAAATTATGAGTCGAAACAGATAGAAAAGGTACAACATTTCCTAGTCCCTCAAGGGTTCAGGGTTCTGGCAAATTGCACAAAAAGGGAAATTGGATGTACTTcgtcttacccttgtgttagcacaTATCGAGGTTTCTtaatcacccaaaaaaaaaaagaattgttaAATCAAATGATTGAAACTTCACAATAGGAAGAAGCGCATTCACTTTATTGTGTagttttgctttattccatcataatccagaacAAAAGAATAATGAGTATTTGGCTCAATCATTAACCTGTTGAGCAACATGGGCATCAAGGGCACTTAAAGGATCATCAAATAAGTACACATCCGAGTCTGAATACACAGCTCTAGCCATCGAAACTCTTTGCTTCTGCCCACCACTGATGTTGACTCCTCTTTCACCGATCTCAGTTAGATCCTCCCCCTGAAATTAATAGGTTGTAGTAGTTTAACACTTTAATCACACAACATGAACATATAATCCAGATATTAAACAGAAAAGTTCTCCATCAATCTTACTTGAAGTGACTGAAGGTCCCGCTGCAAGGCAGTCACTTCAATGGCCTCCGAATATCGTCTAGGATCAAACTCTAGTCCAAATAATATATTATCGCGAACCTAAACACAAATATCACAATACACAATCAGATGCCATGTGCACGCCAAAGTAAAAGAGCCTGGAATATATCCACCACCTTCTATGTTACTCCGATTTAGTAAGAAATGCGCAATAAGGCAATAAGGGTACATGTGTTATGGGACTCGGCTATTTGTTGAAAAATTCTCGtgttttggtctaaaatgaagcaTCAATTGTGAAGTGTATTACCCATGTCAAAACATAGAATGTCGGACATGGATATGTGACGTAATATGAAGAGTCGGAATAACATAATCACTGGCCCGATTGGAGGTCCTTTTTTCCCAACTTTTCAGATAAAACTACTTCTCCGAGTTGTATCATCCGTTTCTGATATACTGAGTATTAGAATTAAATAGAAATCTATGAAAATAATAGAAAAGGGGAAAAAAAGCACCCAAGACTCACGGTGGCGTTAAAAATCCACGAGATTTGAGGAACATAGGCGACAGTTCCTCTAATGACAACACTACTTTTGGCTAGAGGCGGGAGCTCTCCAAGCATTGCTGATATTAGTGATGTTTTCCCCTCACCTGTACTTCCCACAACAGCTACCAAACTGCCAACTGATATGTTCAAGTTGATATTTGATAAGGTAGGTCTCTGTGCCAAAGAAGGTAAGAATTTATGAATAAAACAAATTCGACATGGAAAAAACATCAGCATTAGTTTGACTTGTGAATGAATGTTCCACTTTTTTACCTCATTTGTATTCAAGTAGTTTTAGAAGGTAAAAACATCTTTACTTTCAAAGTCACGGGCGTCATATAAACAGATAAACATCAAAAGGTAGGGAATTCATCCTAACTTGCATCTGGTGTAAGAAGGGAAAattttatgaacaataaaaatattTGGTGCATTTTACTGGAACAAAAGTAATGAATTTCTATCCCTTGAAGGGCTTGGCGTGACATTTTGTTGAATGTTCGATATATTTAAAACTTAGATGATATATTAattgtttgattttgattttgtagTCCCTCATTTACAAAATCTCCACTTACGATGAAGATGTTGTCCCTCCATCCATGAATGAATTTCCTTGTTTGTTTTTCAGCAAAAGTATGAGCATAATAAAATTTCAAGTAGGAAGTTTATTCTTTCACACTCCTTCAAAAAACAAAGTTTGTTCATAGACACCCTAAAATGGAAACCCAAGATGTTTATTTATGGACAGTGCAAATATCAAAAACTACAAATGATATTCCTAAGAAATTAAAAAGAATGAAAGCAATTTGTCAAAGAATAATAACCATATTTTTAAATAAAGACTGAAACTGAACCTTAGAATCCCACGAAAAAAATCCATTTTCTATTGAGATGGCTGGAAGCCCAGGTTCAAGAGATAGGTTGGCCATTATGGGTCTCTCTTCAGCCAACAATAGTTCCTCCATCCGCTGTAATGATACATTAGCATTCACAACCTGCGTTAACAGGGAGAAGTTCTTTATATTTAAACACTGACACTGAAACTGCAAATACGAAACCTTAAATACTTCCAACAGTCGAAAACAGAAATATGATAATGGATAAGATAATATTTCAATGAAGGAAGAAGCAAGAATTACTGATAATGCATAAATAAAAAATAAGAGGAATCGGAATTAGTTCCTGCTAGGAGTAGTCAATGTAGTTTAAAAAAAATATACCCTTTAAAATGAAATGAAGCAGCACCTGAGTTATTATGCTTGGCAACATGGTAAGAGGCTGTCGTAAAATGGTGAATAAGGAAAGAGACGTGAAAGCTCTTGCTGGTGTCAGATTCCCGCCAAGTAAAGTAAACATTCCAAACGAGACAACCGCAACCAGCACTGGGGCACTATTTAATATGAAATTATTTAGCTGCATCCAAGCCAATAAAAAAAATCAGGAAAGCAGCAGTCAGAGTACACATTACAAATGTTGAGAAAAAGTGCTATTTATATTACTGTTATTCTATTTTTGAAACACAAACTCTATAAAGAACAGCAGTTCTAAAGTTCTACTTTGATAAGATGCCCCAATTAATCAAAGGTCATCAACTAAATTTTTTTCTCTCATCATACAAATTACAAAATGGCTCATATTTTCAAGAATTTCGGCCTAGCCCTTAGCTACTCGAAAAGAATATTGCACTCTATTTTTGAAGACTGTCGCAGTCTTCCAGTTATAAGGTGTAAATCTGTAGGCACTATGTTGCCGGGCTACCTACGACATCGCATGCCACTGCTAAACTGAAACATCCTCAAACAATTTTGGGCATAAACAGTAGCCAAAAATTATATTGTAGTCTATAGAAGAGAGCGTTGGCGTACAGCTGTAAGTGCTTGGGCTTTGCGGAGCCATGAAAGTTCATTAGCCCTCAGCTCCATAGCTTTTGATTGGAAACTTTCCTCCCAGGCATAGCACCTATATGATTGAAACTGCAGTATCAGATTCATCTAACAGAGTGCGCGATCAATTTTCTTAACTACCAATCTATCAAACACCGTAATAACTTCAAGTGTTTAGCAATTTTAATTAAATGTTTTGCTCTGACAGAAAATTACTTCACAGTATCCATTGCAGCCAAAATCTCATTCATGAGACCAACCCTCTTGTCAGTGCGAACCAGTCCCTCTGAAGAGAGTTTCTTCATTCTGCTTATTACAAGagtctggaaaaaaaaaaaaaaagagtaaagaaAGGTTAAGATAATAGTAATAAGGTTCGCTATTCTATAAATTTATGCTACTAGGCCATCAGCAGCATGGTATTAAATACCAGTTTCAGTCTCGATCCCTCAATCAGTCGTAGTAACACATTGTCACAGCCCAAGTTTGGTTAACACGATCAGAAATTCAGAAGCAAACAGAGTATGCTGACTATTACTGAGACGCTCTAGCATAACTAATTCATCCATAAAACATCTAACAATTTAtcctttttttcctaattattttCTTTCTTATTTAGTGTTTACCCACAAATTAAACAATCTTTCAGTATTACTCAAATTAAGCATAAATGATGAATATCAATACATCAAGTCCGCTAACGATATCTCTTTAAAAGGGTGGGTAGCAGGGTCAAAGATTGTTAAAAGTAATAAAAATTAAGCCTCAAGTTCCTATCAGACAATTATTCATCCCTGTGCTCGAACAGAACACTTCAGGACTATGTTTTGCTCCCTTAAGGCCAAGAATCGTGCCATCAAGTAGATCTTAGGCTGAGGTAGATCTCCACCCTAATTACATGTATACCCCCCAATTTGGAGAGCACAATAGAAACAGTAACTATTGTACTCACCCTATAAAGTATTATTTCTAGATATAAAGATCTGCTATGGCGGAACATTTGATGTTTATCCCCATAACTTGCAGTCAGTCAATTCCCATAACATTTATAGTGTCCTTTTACATTCATCCTCATGTTGGTACTAGTTGTCTACAATTTCAATACTATTCAAACAGAATATAAGTGTGGTAAATACCCTTCCATCAGGACAGGCCTACAAGCATCTCTTAATGATTTAGGGAGCACATACACTATCTGGAACAGAAGACGAAAGTAATAGAGCAACTTACTTGTATTGGGAACATAAGAAGCAGCATGAGTGTACCGAAAAGAGAAGCAACTCCCAGTTGTTGGTAAAGTAAAGCCATAGCAAGAATGATACGAAAAGGAGCTGACCATAGATTATGAAGTTGTTGACATATTTGCTGCACAAAAGAACATCCGCTCTGAGATCGTGTTTTCTTGACACTATTGACAAAATATTTACTCCATTCATCTCATGGAAGTATTTATATTTGGGTTAATAGCAGTTTCTATTGAGAAGGAAATTCTTTGTATGCGACTCACGTggtgtttttctttaatttgaaCACTCAAAAACTTGCCAAATAACAAAATGTAATGAACTAGAGCGGTTTCCAAAACATGAATGTTACATGATTTTGTGGAAGAGATAGAGAACAATACTACAATGCAATCATCAGGGCGTAACTTTCTGTACATATTCCTTGGTTTTTAGTTGTTCATAAGCAGGAACTCACTTAGGTTATATATACACTCCAACTCTTATCCTAGAGACTATGACGAGTACTGGTTATTTTTAGAAACACATATAAAGTACAGGCCCTCAATGAGCCATTTTGCACTGCGTGAAACAAATTATGATGTAAATGTCAAAAGCAAAATATACATGCCTGAAGTGCATTAGCATCTGTGGATATCATGTTTGTTATCTTTCCAGAAGGAAATCTCTGTCGGCTATCATTTGTCAGTTTTAATATTTTGTGAAATATAGCAGCCACCTGCATTTTGAAAAAATAACTATGTCAAAGAGGCACCTTCAACCTTCATTCCCACATTCAGACTCCAATGAAATCTAGGACTCAATCCTAACCGTAAACTAAGCTTCAATGATGAGTGCACGCACTATGGTACAAATTATTGTATGAAAACCTAAAGTAACATCTATAAACCGCATAAGTAATCCTATGATTTTAGAGGCAAAAGAATTTGTTAAGTTTATGTTTTAACTTCTGAAACATTCAGAGTCATATAGGTTGCAGAAATAAATAGTTTATTAAACAAAAACTATAGTTACTTTATTTTATTACTCTAAAATCAAATCTATAGTGATAGGATGAATAATCAAACTTACCATTGTAGATCTGAGCCTGAAACCAACACGCATAACATTCTGAAAGTACTGAGAATCACAGAGTACACCAAGTGACTGGACAAACAGAGCAAGTAAGTCAATAAAACAAATGATTAGTAAAAAAGTTCTTCAACAGAGTATATCATAGCCTTATTTATTTCAGGCATTGTTCAAAAAATGGAAATGAGCAGTTTAACCTATCATGATGAACATATCAGTAAAATTCGctttaaaacattattttcaaGAATAACACGTAATATTCCGTATTTTATAATGTTATAGACACTCACAAACAACTGTGTTTCAATCACGGCAGCAGATATTTTAACAATCACCGCCATTTTTGTTCATTAAATCATTCAGAATCATAAGCACGTACAATACCAAGAATTAAATAGCATACAAAATTTACATTGATACCTAGAGGAAGAGTCATACCACACCAATAAAAATTAGGAAGGCGTACACATGACCAAGCCAGGCTTGATTTTCTTGCAGAGACTGAAGAGGGTGAAAATGTGAAATGATGGTTATAAACTCATCCATGAAAGCTAGATATTCTAAGAGGAGAAAAAAAAACCATGGACTTAATTATTCCAATTCCATAATACATACAATCGCAGCATTGAACTGGCACAATAGTTGTCAAACAAATCAAGAGCTTACCTGCAGCAGACGGTCGAGTAGAATTGGACCAATGAACTGCGAAAGATCATTACCAATCTACAATTTGGTAGACAAAGGACCAATCAGACAAAATCTAATAAAGTATAAACTTAACTTTTCATAAAAATGCAAGTGTGTTTTTTCATCATACATTTGAAAGATCCTTCCTTTGGTTATCAGTTTTTGTTTATTAGATAAAAAGGGTATACAAAATCAGACTACAGAACAAGGATTCACCCAGTCACCAAGGTTGACATTTCATGCACCCCAAGTAACCATTTTTCTCTTTCTGATTCCGTTTTTCAGTTTTAACTGGTTATGCATCACTGAAGAAGAAGGCACTGCCATGCCTCGCATTTATTGTGGTGATAGCACTCTAGTTAAACCAGAGATGCCACGATTGTACCCCTACTTTCATGGAATCATGGGTAACAAAAGTATCCAGCATCAATCAGAAACCATATGCCCTGCCACAATGCTCAGCCCCTTTCCTCAAACCCCTCATACCCAAGGCTGCCAAAGTAAAGCGCATATATTTCCATTTATGACTATAGATTGTTCGGATGCAGTTGTTACAGTCAGATATTTCTTACCTTGAACAAGCCACCTAACCAAAACCTGTAGAATACAATGAATTAgcgtttaaaaaaaaaataataataatatggtgaAAGAATCAAAATACAGTATTGAAACTTAAGTAAAACATACAATTTGCCAAAACTTCTATTTAGAGCTCTTAGAAGCCATGGATTGGATTTTTGAGATTCTTCAGCCCAATTCTTATTAAACCTAGCAGGGAAAACATATGAAGCACAACTATAATTCCAAAAAATGAAACAATGACATTTATCCATGAGAGACGGTGCCTCTGCCAAGATTCTGTCAATATGCTGAAATTCAAGGTTGAGGTTTCAACtgggaaaaaaaagaaagaagaagaaagaaagaaagaaatcgaAACACAGCACAAAGAAGAAAAGTGACATTAAGGTCCAAACCTATTTATGAGTGTCTCACTCTTGTCCCAAGTATCCAGCTTCCAGACATCCTTCTCGGAGAGGGGTTTCCGATAGCCTTTCTCCAGCAATGGGGTCATCCATCCATAGTACACTCCTATCAAAGAACCAAGCATAAAATGATTTCTCAATAGAGGCAACATCCCTGATAAAGAATTACTCTTGCGTTATTCTGGATGTTTGTAGGTATATAACAAATAGAGAGGTTGAGATGAAGAATCAAGACGAGACTTTCTATTATATGTCATCTCAGGCCCTCTTTACTTGAAAGAGCAATAACAATCCTGCAACCAATCTCACTTACTAGAAATCAGGCTTACATATCTCTCGGGACATATGTGTTCTCCGGCTAAGAGTTCTTCATAAGCAAAATCATCAGAATCTTCCGCATTAACTAGCGTACAGGAAGGGTAAAGATCCGAACGTGGAACGTGAAAAACAAGAAGGATTCCAAAAACAACCTACAACAAAACAATAACAGTCAACGAAGATATGATTGCATGAATAGctaattataaatttataatatgTTAGGTCTTCAAGACCATGTAGACACTTTCTTTGAGATGACACTGTTTAAAAGTAGCCCAATATAGCTACCATGTCTTAAAGATAGGCCAGCAAGCCGCCAAGCCCTATCAGAACTTATTACCCTTACGATAGTGTATGCCAAGTCGTCATGCTTTATACTTAGTGGTAGCTTTCCTAATGGCAACCATTCATAAGAGAGCAAGTTGAATAACTAACCACATAGGGTTCTAAAAATTCTGCATTTCGTGTATGTTAAGGGGCTCCTCAGAGTCTCTCACTTAGCATAGAGTCCATTTCAAAAGACTACAGGAGAAGTCATGTGTTGCCCCTCTTTCTTGGTTATTCTAA
It includes:
- the LOC141592740 gene encoding ABC transporter C family member 12-like isoform X2; translation: MGLTPLVWYCRPVENGVWERKGDTGFGAYVPCQMGIVVSVSSFALMIVCAYRIWLTLMGSKCRRFCLRSKWFNYLLAVFAAAFAVEPLVRLMLTVSIFDLDGVSELAPFEVVTLITEALSWSLLLVTLLLETKVYIHEFQWYIRFGVIYDLVGYAVMLNLMYPMKDFYSRNIWYLCFGIVFCKVVFGILLVFHVPRSDLYPSCTLVNAEDSDDFAYEELLAGEHICPERYVSLISRVYYGWMTPLLEKGYRKPLSEKDVWKLDTWDKSETLINRFNKNWAEESQKSNPWLLRALNRSFGKLFWLGGLFKIGNDLSQFIGPILLDRLLQSLQENQAWLGHVYAFLIFIGVSLGVLCDSQYFQNVMRVGFRLRSTMVAAIFHKILKLTNDSRQRFPSGKITNMISTDANALQQICQQLHNLWSAPFRIILAMALLYQQLGVASLFGTLMLLLMFPIQTLVISRMKKLSSEGLVRTDKRVGLMNEILAAMDTVKCYAWEESFQSKAMELRANELSWLRKAQALTALNNFILNSAPVLVAVVSFGMFTLLGGNLTPARAFTSLSLFTILRQPLTMLPSIITQVVNANVSLQRMEELLLAEERPIMANLSLEPGLPAISIENGFFSWDSKRPTLSNINLNISVGSLVAVVGSTGEGKTSLISAMLGELPPLAKSSVVIRGTVAYVPQISWIFNATVRDNILFGLEFDPRRYSEAIEVTALQRDLQSLQGEDLTEIGERGVNISGGQKQRVSMARAVYSDSDVYLFDDPLSALDAHVAQQVFQRCILEQLQGKTRVLVTNQLHFLPQVDNIILVSDGMVKEEGTFEELSKNGPLFKILMENAGKMEEHGDEKVNDKSHVDETVPSTVNNNAGRENGGFSNKRKGKRSILVKQEERETGAVSWAVLARYQVALGGFWVVAGIFMCYLLTEVLRVSSSTWLREWTDQSTSLSYRPGYYILIYALLAFGQVMVTLVNSYWLIHASLCAAKKLHDAMLNSVLRAPMLFFQTNPLGRTMNRFSRDLGDIDRDIINIANTFLGQLWQLLSTFVLIGIVSTISLWAITPLMIFFHVAYLYYQSTSREIKRLDSISRSPVYAQFSETLNGLSSIRAYRAHDRMASANGKFMDYNIRFTLANICSNRWLTIRLQTLGGLMIWLMAAFAVMENGKGDNQLAFTSTMGLLLSYALNITNLMSTVLRQASRAENSLNAVERVGTYVDLPSEALCVVENYRPPQGWPSKGSIMFDNAVLRYRIELPPVLHGISFKVHPSEKIGIVGRTGAGKSSMINALFRIVELEKGRILIDHCDISKLGLTDLRRSISIIPQQPVLFSVMQTYGSLLRGHI